ACGTTCATTGAGAACTCCTGCATTCCTCCTCAAAAGACAAATAATAACCTTGGCCTATGACACTAACCTGCCAAGTTGAAGGAATTTTGAACAACAAACGTTCTAGAGGTACTTCAATTTCTTGATACAGTTTCAGAAGGTCGTGTACCTGAAAATTGATTTAAAAACAAGATAACTGATGAAAGGCGATGGGAcatcaatagactaagcatgtCGCATAAAACCAAATTTAATTAGAAGGAAGACTCATTCAGAGCATTCGATGCACCAAATCCTATGGAGCAGAAAGAAATTTCAGTGACAGAAGTTTCACCCCTCTCCGAAACTTAACAATCAATTACAGATGAACGAGGCAGTGAGACCATGATGTCTCAGCACATGGATCAAAAACAAATGTAATGAGGATAGCAGCATATAATATAAATGATTAACGCCTCAGTAGAATTCATACAACAAAAATTATGATGATTTAACCCCACATACAATAAGAAAAAATTGTGGTATTAACAAAATCTGTTGAAATTTCCAAGAGAACAATCACCTTTTTAACTATTCCATTTTTATCATAGGCAAGACGAGCGTCAACTTCAGTAGAAACACGACCAGGTACAAGCTTTGCAAGATCGCCCCCAACATTTACTAAAGCctaataattcatatatcaatcTTTATGATTGCCCAATCAAATCTTCATTCAAGATAACAAGAGCATGCACTTCAACAATATTCCAATTTATAGAAGACTACCTTGTTAAAGAAGTAAGACATCCGATCATCAGACTTTCTTAAGGCATAACAACGTGGATCTGCCAATGCAGAGTCGACTGCACTCTGGACAttatgacaaaaaaaaaaatttatagcaATGTGTGTGTGCAAGAGGAATATACTTACTTTGTATCAAAAGCCTTTTCATATCACTcgtcaaaaaaattaatatcttAACCTACATCTTACTGACATACACTGCTACAAGAGTCTACCATTTTAATCCAGTCGAATACCAGCAGACAACATAGACACAGTTGCCCATACACGACTCTTAGAAATATGCTTCGAGTTTGTTTGTCCGTTCCatagaaaaataataacaaatataaacGATATAATTACCCTGAACTTCGTGTCAGGAAGTCTACAAATACCCAAAAGTAGCGAGGAGCTGACAGTGGCAGCAGTTGGAGGAAACCTATGGCCAATATCGTTTTCAAATCATCGCCTCATTCAGATGGACAAACTCAAAATCATATCCGTTGGAATGACACAATCCCAAAGAAACATGCAAGCATAacgaaattttatatttaagaaataaTCAGAAATCTAGCCTCTCGAAATCATCGAAAACGACGGTATCAGGAACGATCTCACTGAAACTAGTCACTGCATCCAACTCAGTGCTCAACCCTATtagaaatacaaaaaaaaaaacaacaacaacaactaCTCAACGATACAAATTACGACAAAAAAATGCATAAAATCAGACGAAATGTAAATCAGATACTGGAATCTTACTAATGTCAAGAGACGAAGAGAAGTTAATAGAAGCTCGAATCAAAGGAAAAACACTCGGGGGCTCCAAATTGAGTTTTGGTTTCGCCGGTTGGGCTGGTAATCGGAGTTTCCTCCCCTGTTCCGATCAACAAAAATATTACACAAATCAATCAAACAATAAAAATGTAGACGTTCGTTCAGCAACAGAATACACACCTATAACAATCAAAAgcctgaaactgaattttgcatgCAGGATTCAGGCACGAATGCGTGTCAGCATGCAAGATTTACCTTGAAAGAGGAAGAAGATAGGAGAGAAGAGGATAGCGGAGATTGCAAAGCTGCTAACATTTTCAATTTGTCACTATGAAGTGGAAAATACCCAAGCTCCCGTGATCTGAGATGGAGTTAGAAAGGGTGACAGTTTTCACCATTATACCAAATTAGTCCTCAAAATTGGATTATATACATAGATGAGAGAATTACTTAAATAGATTTCACAATCAATTttagttttcaattaatttaatttattaaaataatctttttatcgtatcaaattatataaatatccCCCATTATTTAGACCATGTTCAccatcaattttttttcttctcaaACTCTTAATTTAATTTTCGTAATTTCTCGAATAATCTTATAAATTCTATGCATTTAGATATAGAGTGATATAATTTGAGATAATTCTTTTGTCGAGTatcatttttatgcattttattttttgaaggtTTGTTGTGCATATTTATAACTATTAGCATTGAATAAAGTAGAGACTTGATTCAGACCATCAgattttttgtttatatttgtGTAAACACACATTGATGTAATTATGAAGTTTTATAACCATGATTgataattttgtttatattattttagatgAGCAACAAtcgtaattaaaatattataacttTGGAGGTTTCGTACGTACTAATTCAA
The Primulina eburnea isolate SZY01 chromosome 5, ASM2296580v1, whole genome shotgun sequence genome window above contains:
- the LOC140832124 gene encoding uncharacterized protein isoform X2 is translated as MLAALQSPLSSSLLSSSSFKGRKLRLPAQPAKPKLNLEPPSVFPLIRASINFSSSLDIRLSTELDAVTSFSEIVPDTVVFDDFERFPPTAATVSSSLLLGICRLPDTKFRSAVDSALADPRCYALRKSDDRMSYFFNKALVNVGGDLAKLVPGRVSTEVDARLAYDKNGIVKKVHDLLKLYQEIEVPLERLLFKIPSTWQGIEASRLLESEGIQTHMTFVYSFCQAAAAAQAGASVIQIFVGRLRDWARSHADDPEVGNALRRGEDPGLALVTKAYNYIHKYGHKSKLMAAAIRNKQDVFNLLGVDYIISPLKILQSLKDSVTPPDEKYSLIRRLSPLSAASYNFSDEELVTWDQYSFSSAMGPVAVELVATGMDGYANQSKRVEELFGKIWPPPNV